A single genomic interval of Bos taurus isolate L1 Dominette 01449 registration number 42190680 breed Hereford chromosome 6, ARS-UCD2.0, whole genome shotgun sequence harbors:
- the NPFFR2 gene encoding neuropeptide FF receptor 2, with translation MNEKESSQPSFVFIRSIMSEEWDSNSTENWHYIWNNATTHDLYSDINITYVNYYLHQPQVAAIFIISYFLIFFLCMVGNTVVCFIVMRNKHMHTVTNLFILNLAISDLLVGIFCMPITLLDNIIAGWPFGSTMCKISGLVQGISVAASVFTLVAIAVDRFRCVIYPFKPKLTIKTAFVIIMIIWVLAIAIMSPSAVMLHVQEEKNYRVRFNSQDKTSPVYWCREDWPSQEMRRIYTTVLFANIYLAPLSLIVIMYGRIGISLFKRKVPHTGKQNREQWHVVSKKKQKIIKMLLTVALLFILSWLPLWTLMMLSDYVDLSANELQVINIYIYPFAHWLAFCNSSVNPIIYGFFNENFRRGFQDAFHLQLCQKRAKSKEVYTLRAKNTVVINTSHLSAQESTVKNPHEETVLCRISAEKPLQELMMEELGEITSSNEM, from the exons atgaatgaaaaagaaagctcACAACCAAGTTTTGTATTCATCAG GTCCATCATGAGTGAGGAATGGGATTCAAACTCTACAGAAAACTGGCATTACATTTGGAATAATGCCACAACACATGATCTGTACTCAGATATCAATATTACCTATGTGAACTACTATCTTCACCAGCCTCAAGTGGCAGCGATTTTCATTATTTCCTACTTTTTGATCTTCTTCCTATGCATGGTGGGAAACACAGTGGTTTGCTTCATTGTAATGAGGAACAAACATATGCACACAGTCACTAATCTCTTCATCTTGAACCTGGCCATAAGTGATCTACTAGTTGGTATATTCTGTATGCCTATCACACTGCTGGACAATATTATAGCAG GATGGCCTTTTGGAAGTACAATGTGCAAGATCAGTGGCTTGGTTCAGGGAATATCTGTTGCGGCTTCTGTCTTTACTTTAGTTGCAATAGCAGTGGATAG GTTCCGGTGTGTCATCTACCCTTTTAAACCAAAGCTCACTATCAAGACGGCGTTTGTcatcattatgattatctgggtcctggcCATTGCCATCATGTCCCCATCTGCAGTAATGTTACAtgtacaggaagaaaaaaattaccgAGTGAGATTCAACTCCCAGGATAAAACCAGCCCAGTCTACTGGTGCCGGGAAGACTGGCCAAGTCAGGAAATGAGGAGGATTTATACCACAGTGCTGTTTGCCAATATctacctggctcccctgtccctcattGTCATCATGTATGGAAGGATTGGAATTTCACTGTTCAAGAGGAAAGTGCCCCACACAGGCAAACAGAACCGGGAGCAGTGGCATGTGGTATCCAAGAAGAAGCAGAAGATCATTAAGATGCTCCTGACCGTGGCTCTGCTTTTCATTCTCTCCTGGTTGCCCCTGTGGACCCTGATGATGCTCTCAGATTATGTTGACCTGTCTGCAAATGAACTGCAGGTCATCAATATCTACATCTACCCTTTTGCACACTGGCTGGCCTTCTGCAACAGCAGCGTCAACCCCATCATTTATGGTTTCTTCAATGAAAATTTTCGTCGTGGTTTCCAAGATGCTTTTCACCTCCAGCTCTGCCAAAAAAGAGCAAAGTCCAAGGAAGTCTACACTCTGAGAGCTAAAAACACTGTGGTCATCAACACATCTCATCTGTCAGCAcaggaatcaacagttaaaaACCCACACGAGGAAACTGTGCTTTGTAGGATAAGTGCTGAAAAGCCCTTACAGGAATTAATGATGGAAGAATTAGGAGAAATTACCAGTAGCAATGAGATGTAA